The following are from one region of the Capsicum annuum cultivar UCD-10X-F1 chromosome 1, UCD10Xv1.1, whole genome shotgun sequence genome:
- the LOC107847451 gene encoding probable thiol methyltransferase 2 isoform X2 — protein sequence MRTPLSTFSYGLLFNTLPLTSLFSKLTMARSNTSKPKVDKMQQLLHSHPSGGWDKCWEKGVTPWDLGQPTPILVHLHQTGTLPKGRALVPGCGSGHDVAAIACPERFVVGLDVSENAIKQATKWFSSSKSAENFSFLEADFFIWRPTQLFDLIFDYTFFCAIEPEMRPQWASRIRDLLKPDGELFTLIFPISDHEGGPPYKVSVSDYEEVLHPMGFRAELIVENHLAIPPRRGKEKLGRWKRSVSKSLL from the exons ATGAGGACCCCATTGTCTACCTTTAGCTATGGCCTTCTCTTCAACACTTTGCCACTAACTTCTCTGTTCAGTAAACTCACAATGGCAAGAAGCAATACATCAAAGCCTAAAGTCGACAAAATGCAACAACTACTTCATTCTCACCCTTCTG GTGGTTGGGATAAATGCTGGGAGAAAGGAGTGACGCCTTGGGATTTGGGACAGCCTACTCCAATCCTTGTTCATCTTCATCAGACAGGTACCCTTCCCAAAGGCAGGGCTTTGGTCCCTGGCTGTGGCAGC GGTCATGATGTGGCAGCAATTGCATGCCCTGAACGCTTTGTTGTTGGCTTGGATGTATCAGAAAATGCTATTAAGCAAGCTACAAAA TggttttcatcatcaaaaagtgCGGAGAATTTTTCTTTCCTGGAGGCAGATTTCTTCATCTGGCGCCCTACTCAATTGTTTGATCTTATCTTTGACTACAC TTTCTTTTGTGCCATTGAGCCAGAGATGAGACCACAGTGGGCAAGTAGAATTCGGGATCTTCTTAAACCAGACGGGGAGCTTTTTACACTGATTTTTCCG ATAAGCGACCATGAAGGTGGGCCTCCATATAAAGTATCAGTTTCCGA TTATGAAGAAGTCTTGCATCCCATGGGGTTCAGGGCAGAGTTGATTGTGGAGAATCATTTGGCTATTCCACCTCGGAGA GGAAAAGAGAAGCTGGGTAGGTGGAAAAGGTCCGTAAGCAAATCTTTGCTCTGA
- the LOC107847451 gene encoding probable thiol methyltransferase 2 isoform X1: protein MRTPLSTFSYGLLFNTLPLTSLFSKLTMARSNTSKPKVDKMQQLLHSHPSGGWDKCWEKGVTPWDLGQPTPILVHLHQTGTLPKGRALVPGCGSGHDVAAIACPERFVVGLDVSENAIKQATKWFSSSKSAENFSFLEADFFIWRPTQLFDLIFDYTFFCAIEPEMRPQWASRIRDLLKPDGELFTLIFPISDHEGGPPYKVSVSDYEEVLHPMGFRAELIVENHLAIPPRRCLSSSRACPKAQH from the exons ATGAGGACCCCATTGTCTACCTTTAGCTATGGCCTTCTCTTCAACACTTTGCCACTAACTTCTCTGTTCAGTAAACTCACAATGGCAAGAAGCAATACATCAAAGCCTAAAGTCGACAAAATGCAACAACTACTTCATTCTCACCCTTCTG GTGGTTGGGATAAATGCTGGGAGAAAGGAGTGACGCCTTGGGATTTGGGACAGCCTACTCCAATCCTTGTTCATCTTCATCAGACAGGTACCCTTCCCAAAGGCAGGGCTTTGGTCCCTGGCTGTGGCAGC GGTCATGATGTGGCAGCAATTGCATGCCCTGAACGCTTTGTTGTTGGCTTGGATGTATCAGAAAATGCTATTAAGCAAGCTACAAAA TggttttcatcatcaaaaagtgCGGAGAATTTTTCTTTCCTGGAGGCAGATTTCTTCATCTGGCGCCCTACTCAATTGTTTGATCTTATCTTTGACTACAC TTTCTTTTGTGCCATTGAGCCAGAGATGAGACCACAGTGGGCAAGTAGAATTCGGGATCTTCTTAAACCAGACGGGGAGCTTTTTACACTGATTTTTCCG ATAAGCGACCATGAAGGTGGGCCTCCATATAAAGTATCAGTTTCCGA TTATGAAGAAGTCTTGCATCCCATGGGGTTCAGGGCAGAGTTGATTGTGGAGAATCATTTGGCTATTCCACCTCGGAGA TGCCTTAGCTCTTCCAGAGCATGCCCAAAAGCACAACACTAA
- the LOC107847451 gene encoding thiocyanate methyltransferase 1 isoform X3, with protein MRTPLSTFSYGLLFNTLPLTSLFSKLTMARSNTSKPKVDKMQQLLHSHPSGGWDKCWEKGVTPWDLGQPTPILVHLHQTGTLPKGRALVPGCGSGHDVAAIACPERFVVGLDVSENAIKQATKWFSSSKSAENFSFLEADFFIWRPTQLFDLIFDYTFFCAIEPEMRPQWASRIRDLLKPDGELFTLIFPISDHEVMKKSCIPWGSGQS; from the exons ATGAGGACCCCATTGTCTACCTTTAGCTATGGCCTTCTCTTCAACACTTTGCCACTAACTTCTCTGTTCAGTAAACTCACAATGGCAAGAAGCAATACATCAAAGCCTAAAGTCGACAAAATGCAACAACTACTTCATTCTCACCCTTCTG GTGGTTGGGATAAATGCTGGGAGAAAGGAGTGACGCCTTGGGATTTGGGACAGCCTACTCCAATCCTTGTTCATCTTCATCAGACAGGTACCCTTCCCAAAGGCAGGGCTTTGGTCCCTGGCTGTGGCAGC GGTCATGATGTGGCAGCAATTGCATGCCCTGAACGCTTTGTTGTTGGCTTGGATGTATCAGAAAATGCTATTAAGCAAGCTACAAAA TggttttcatcatcaaaaagtgCGGAGAATTTTTCTTTCCTGGAGGCAGATTTCTTCATCTGGCGCCCTACTCAATTGTTTGATCTTATCTTTGACTACAC TTTCTTTTGTGCCATTGAGCCAGAGATGAGACCACAGTGGGCAAGTAGAATTCGGGATCTTCTTAAACCAGACGGGGAGCTTTTTACACTGATTTTTCCG ATAAGCGACCATGAAG TTATGAAGAAGTCTTGCATCCCATGGGGTTCAGGGCAGAGTTGA